The Bryobacteraceae bacterium genome includes a window with the following:
- a CDS encoding endonuclease gives MLARVRYGVAAWLLTVMPGYGWGPEGHRLIAEIAWKHATPTARAGIAQLLPEGETLISIAPWADEIRPQRRETAPWHYINIPVEAPQGEWRPYCPGDECIITAIQRFAAQLADRQLPAAAREEALRFLVHFVADLHQPLHCGDRRDRGGNDVPVVFRGRATNLHSIWDTPLLLEALQREGVRERLLRQADPDEFRRAAAGGPEDWVWDSQRASRDTAYAALPPERPALLADEYAALAYPVIEKQIRLGGLRLAALLNRALDPEVRQSGVRQPAQRQGAREQ, from the coding sequence ATGCTGGCGCGGGTCAGGTATGGCGTGGCGGCTTGGCTGCTGACAGTGATGCCGGGTTATGGCTGGGGGCCGGAGGGCCACCGCCTGATCGCCGAAATCGCCTGGAAACACGCTACCCCCACTGCCCGGGCCGGGATCGCGCAACTGCTGCCGGAAGGGGAGACGTTGATCAGCATCGCTCCCTGGGCCGATGAGATCCGGCCCCAGCGGCGCGAAACCGCCCCCTGGCACTACATCAACATCCCCGTGGAAGCGCCGCAGGGAGAATGGCGCCCTTACTGTCCCGGCGATGAGTGCATCATCACCGCTATCCAGCGCTTCGCCGCCCAGCTCGCCGATCGGCAGCTCCCCGCAGCCGCGCGCGAGGAAGCGCTGCGCTTCCTCGTCCATTTCGTCGCCGATCTCCACCAGCCCCTCCACTGCGGCGACCGCAGGGACAGGGGCGGCAACGACGTCCCCGTCGTCTTCCGGGGCAGAGCCACGAACCTCCACTCGATCTGGGACACCCCCCTGCTGCTCGAAGCGCTTCAGCGCGAGGGCGTGCGCGAACGCCTCCTCCGCCAGGCGGATCCCGACGAGTTCCGCCGAGCCGCGGCGGGCGGCCCCGAGGACTGGGTCTGGGACTCGCAGCGCGCCTCCCGCGACACCGCCTACGCCGCTCTGCCCCCCGAGCGCCCCGCTCTGCTCGCCGACGAGTATGCGGCTCTCGCCTACCCCGTCATCGAGAAGCAGATCCGCCTCGGCGGGCTCCGCCTCGCCGCCCTCCTCAACCGGGCGCTGGATCCCGAGGTGCGCCAAAGCGGCGTCCGCCAGCCTGCCCAAAGGCAGGGCGCACGCGAACAATGA